Proteins from one Scyliorhinus canicula chromosome 6, sScyCan1.1, whole genome shotgun sequence genomic window:
- the LOC119966985 gene encoding glycine-rich RNA-binding, abscisic acid-inducible protein-like, which produces MTDRNDDRKLFVGGLSFDTDEQALEAVFSKYGDVVDARVIKDKCTMASRGFGFVTFESSENASDAMKALNGQSLDGRQIRVDHAEKKSGDGGYGGGRGGGGGGGYRRGGGGYSGSYGSGGYGGGGGYSSSYSGGGGGYGGGGGYGGGGGGYGGGGGYKQYEYKGSSNSRGGSYERYSSR; this is translated from the coding sequence ATGACTGATCGGAACGACGACCGAAAGCTCTTTGTCGGCGGCCTCAGCTTTGATACAGACGAGCAGGCCCTGGAGGCGGTGTTCTCCAAGTACGGCGACGTTGTCGATGCTCGAGTGATCAAGGATAAGTGCACCATGGCATCCCGCGGCTTCGGCTTCGTCACCTTCGAGAGCTCGGAGAACGCCAGCGACGCCATGAAGGCGCTGAACGGCCAGTCCCTGGACGGCCGGCAGATCCGGGTGGACCACGCCGAGAAGAAGTCGGGCGACGGCGGCTACGGAGGAGGCCGcgggggcggcggcggcggcggttaCCGCCGGGGCGGCGGCGGCTATAGTGGCAGCTATGGCAGCGGCGGttacggcggcggcggcggctacAGCAGCAGCTAcagtggcggcggcggcggctaCGGGGGAGGCGGCGGCTACGGTGGAGGCGGCGGTGGCTACGGGGGAGGCGGCGGCTACAAGCAATACGAATACAAGGGAAGCAGCAACTCCCGTGGCGGCAGCTACGAACGATACAGCTCCAGATAG